From the genome of Sediminibacter sp. Hel_I_10:
CGCTCCGACGTTTAAGGACATTTCAAAAGAAGTATATCATATTGTAAAGGATTCTGATCTCGCTGGCTTCAACTCCAATCGGTTTGACATCCCAGTGCTTGCCGAAGAAATGCTGCGTGCTGAGATTGATTTTGATATGAAAAACACAAAATCCATTGACGTGCAAACCATATTTCATAAAATGGAACAACGAACCCTAAGCGCCGCCTATAAGTTCTATTGCGATAAAAATCTGGATGATGCCCATAGTGCCGAAGCAGATACAAAAGCGACTTACGAGGTCTTAAAGTCACAGTTAGATCGCTATGACGATCTTGAGAATGACGCCTCCTTTTTGGCCGAGTTTAGTTCAAGAAAGCGGTTTGCAGATTTTGCTGGCTTTATTGCATACAATAAAAAAGACGAAGAGTGCTTTGCCTTCGGAAAACACAAAGGCAAGCTCGTTACAGAAATTCTGGATAAAGAACCGGGTTATTTTGGCTGGTTGCTTAATGCAGATTTCCCTTTGTACACCAAAAAAGTACTCACGGCAATTAAACTCAGAGCATTTAACAATAAGTTGAGTTGATAACTCACACAGCGTATTAAAGATAACATTTAAATAAAGAGTCCTGTTTCCGCAGGATTGATCAAATCTATGAAACTCATTTGCATCGGTCGTAATTATACAGATCACATTAAAGAGCTCGAGAATGAAAGACCAACAGATCCGGTGGTTTTTCTCAAACCAGATACGGCCATACTTCTTAAAAAGCAGCCTTTTTTTATTCCAGATTTTTCAGATGATGTACACCATGAGGTTGAAATTTTGGTTAAGATCAAAAAAGTAGGAAAGCACATTGATAAAAAATTTGCAAAAAACTATTACGATGAAATTGGTTTGGGTATTGATTTTACGGCACGCGATTTACAGGCGCAATTAAAAGCAAAAGGATTGCCTTGGGAAAAAGCTAAAGGTTTTGATGGCGCTGCGGTGATTGGCGATTGGCTTCCAAAGTCTGAATTTACTGACATGAACAAGATTGATTTTAGTTTAGAACGAAACGGAACTATTGTTCAACAAGGCAATACTAGCCTAATGCTGTGGAAGATTGATGAAATTATCGAATATGTTTCAAAATATTTTACTTTAAAGATTGGAGACATTATCTTTACGGGCACGCCGTCTGGTGTTGGCAAAGTGAATATAAATGATAGCCTGACGGGGTTTATAGAAAACAAACAGATGTTTTCAATTAGAGTTAAATAAATGGAAAATAATTATAAATTATTTAGAGTACGCGAGTTGGCAGATAACGATGAAGATTTCGTGAAGGCTCTTGCTGAGGCATTTCTAGAAGAAGTTCCTGAAGATGCAGATCGACTTAAAAATGCTGTAGCAAATAAAGACTATGAAACCACATATCAGGCGGCGCATAAAATGAAACCTACCATCGATCTTTTTGAACTCGGTGTATTAGATCATCTCATTGTCGTTCAAGATTGGGGTAAATTAAAAAAAACAGAAGAAGATTGTAGTAACGAATTACAATTGGTACTCAATGCTGTTCAAAATGCTTCCGCAGAACTTAAGGAAGATTTCAATTTATAATCCATGCTTGCAGAAATTATTACCATTGGTGATGAAATTCTCATTGGTCAGATTGTAGATTCCAATTCGGCTTTTATAGCCAAGGAACTCAGCAAAATTGGGGTTTCCGTATATCAAATTACTTCGGTACAAGATGATAGAGATCACATTCTTAAAGCTTTTAAAGAAGCCGAAAGCAATGCCAATATCATCATTATCACAGGTGGATTAGGACCCACGAAGGACGATATCACCAAAAAAACCATTGCCCATTATTTTGACGATACCTTAGAAGAAAATGTTTCTGTAAGACAAAACATTGAACATCTTTGGGAGCATCATGTCAAAAAACCATTGATGCAGGTCAATATAGATCAAGCATTGGTGCCTTCTAAGTGCGAAGTTTTGATGAACAAGTTTGGAAGTGCTCCCGGGATGTGGCTTGAAAAGGATAAAAATGTCTTTATTTCGTTACCAGGAGTCCCCTACGAAATGAAGGCCCTGATTACAGATGAAGTGATCCCCAGATTAATAGAGCGCTTTCAGTTTCCTTTTATTCAGCATAAAACGTTTTTGACCTACGGTATGGGAGAAAGCAGCTTAGCTGAGCGTATAGAAGACTTTGAAAACGAACTTCCTGCGTTTATCAAATTGGCATATTTACCAAGTTTAGGCCGTGTACGTTTAAGACTATCTGCCAAAGGTATGGACCGAAAGGCAATTGAGGCCGAAATGCAACATCAAACACAACTCCTACTGCCACAAATACAAGATATTTTTGCAGGATTTGAAGAAGATATATCCATTGAGGCCGTTATAGGCAAGATGCTTACCGAGTTAAACAACACTGTAGCAACTGCCGAAAGCTGTACAGGAGGCATGATTGCCGAGCGTTTTACAGCAAATCCAGGCGCCTCAAACTATTTTAAGGGTAGCGTTGTAGCGTACACAAGAGAGAGCAAGGTCAACGTCCTTCAAGTTTCCGAAGTAATTATAAAAGACCATTCGGTAGTGAGCAAGGAGGTTGCAGAAGCCATGGCCATTAATGCTGCTAAACTATTCAATACCGATTATGCCATCGCCACCACAGGCAATGCAGGACCCACATTAGACGAGACCGAAGAAGATTTAGGAATTGTCTTTATTGCCATTGCCACTCCCAACGGTGTCTTTTCAGAACGATTTAGCTTTGGTAATCATAGAGTTAAGGTCATTAATAAAGCAGCGACAAAGGCCTTTGAAATGCTCCATAAAGAAATTTTAAAAAAGTGAGTCTTTTAGTTTGTTGATAAAGTAAAGTTTTACTAAATTTGCAGCCTGTTTTAAAATATCCATGTCGTTTTTTTAAATTACAGAACTGAATTGTATTTTAATATTCGGTTGAGGCTTTGGAAACAGCATAAAGGAACAGAATAATAACAATAATAAAGTCATAGAGACATGTCAAGAGTTTGTGAACTTACAGGGAAGAAAGCGATGGTTGGAAACAACGTATCGCATGCAATGAATAAAACAAAGCGTAAATTTGATGCCAATTTAATCAAAAAACGTTTTTATATTCCTGAAGAAGATAAATGGATTACGCTAAAGGTATCAACCTCTGCGTTGAAAACCATCAACAAAATTGGCATCTCTGCCGCTCTAAAAGAAGCAAGAGCTAAAGGATTTTTTAAGTAATTAGCTTTAATTAAGATGCGGTTTTCTCCTAATCTTATAGGAGTTAAACACAATATAAAATAAGTTTACAATGGCAAAAAGAGGAAATAGAATACAGGTAATTTTGGAGTGTACCGAACATAAAGAGTCTGGACAACCAGGAACTTCACGTTACATTACTACAAAGAACAAGAAGAACACGCCAGAAAGAATGGAGATTAAGAAATTTAATCCTATCTTAAAGCGTATGACTGTTCACAAAGAGATTAAATAATACCCAATTACAAAATAAAGCGTCATGGCAAAGAAATCAGTAGCATCATTACAAACAGGATCAAAAAGACTTACTAAAGCTATCAAAATGGTAAAATCACCTAAAACTGGTGCTTACATGTTTGTTGAGTCGGTAATGGCACCAGAGTTTGTCGATGATTTTTTAAAAAGAAAATAAATAGGTTTTTAATCTATTTACAGACTGCTTTCATTATTTGAAAGCAGTTTTTTTATGTCTATATTTGATAAAGCTACTGCCAAAGTAGCAGACCCTCGGTTTCGGTTTGATACTTGCTATGGACTTTACATACTATCAAGCCCTTTAGCCTTGGCAAAATCGGCATTAACTTGAGACAACACCATGAGTTTTTTTAAAAAAATATTTTCTTCGGAAAAAAAAGAGACCTTAGACAAAGGACTTGAAAAGTCCAAAACGTCCTTCTTTACTAAATTTAATAAAGCGGTTGCCGGAAAAACTAAAGTTGATGATGACGTTCTGGATAATCTTGAAGAAATTTTAGTCACGAGTGACGTTGGCGTAAACACGACTTTAAAAGTTATCACACGTATTGAAGATCGTGTTGCCAAGGACAAATACTTAGGTACGTCAGAACTTAATAAAATTTTAAGAGAGGAGATTGCCGGTCTGCTTTCTGAGACAAATTCTGGAGAAGAAACTCAATTCTCTATACCCACCTTAGCAAATAATGCTGCCGATGGCACTAAAACGCCCTACGTTTTAATGGTTGTTGGCGTTAATGGTGTTGGCAAAACAACGACTATAGGTAAACTCGCCTATCAATTTAAAAAGAAAGGCCTTAAAGTGGTTCTAGGCGCTGCAGACACCTTTAGAGCTGCTGCAATTGACCAATTACAGGTTTGGGCAGACCGCGTTGATGTGCCAATGATTCGCCAAGATATGGGAAGTGATCCAGCCAGTGTTGCCTTTGATGCTCTAAAATCTGGAGTAAAACTAGAAGCCGATGTGATCATTATTGATACGGCAGGACGTTTACACAACAAGGTCAATTTAATGAACGAGTTGAGCAAAGTAAAACGAGTGATGCAAAAAGTAGTTGGCGATGCGCCACACGATGTGCTCCTGGTATTAGACGGTTCTACAGGTCAAAATGCTTTTGAACAAGCCAAACAATTTACAGCCGCAACCGAAGTCACCTCCTTGGCCGTTACAAAATTAGATGGTACCGCTAAAGGTGGCGTTGTTATAGGAATTAGTGATCAATTTAAAATTCCTGTTAAATACATTGGCGTTGGCGAAGGCATTGAAGATTTACAAGTATTTAATAAATATGAGTTTGTAGATTCTTTTTTCAAATAGCAGATGCTATCCTCTTCAATTTAATATAGCTTTTCTTTCTTACTAAGGTTTCAGTCCTCTTACTTTTTCTTATTTTTATTGAAATATGAAACTATGAGAACGTTATTTTTCTTGGCCGTATTAACGCTGCTTGGCTGTAAGAATTCCGAAGAAAATACCAAGACTTCAAAAAATCAAAGTACCGCAGATACTAGTGCGGTATCTACTAAGGATTTTCGCGAATTCAAGATATTAGATTCAAAATACATAAATCCCAATGAGCTTTGGGAAGCGCTTAACGATGAGATGAGTGATTTTTCTGTAGAAAAATATGAATCCTTAAAACCGCTAATCCTCGAGCAAGACATCCCTACTCTTCAAAAGCATATTTCCGAAGGGAAATTAAGCTATGAGGTCTTGACCAAATTTTATTTGTATCGCATTAAAACCTTCGATAGAAACAACGAATTGTCCTTAAATTCTGTGATTTCTGTCAATCCTAACGTGATTAATGAGGCCATTCAAAAAGACAAAGAGGCCCCAAACAAACAAGACAAACATCCTATTTTTGGAATGCCCATTTTGCTTAAAGATAATATCAACACTGCTGCAATGCCAACTTCAGCTGGTGCTGTCGCACTTCAAAAAAATAATACAAATGACGCTTTTATTACTAAACAGCTGGTTAATAACGGAGCTCTTATTCTAGGAAAAGCGAATTTGAGTGAATGGGCCTATTTTTTCTGTGGCGATTGTCCTAGCGGTTATAGTGCTGTTGGCGGACAAACCCTAAATCCTTACGGTCGAAAAACAATAGATACTGGTGGTTCTAGCTCAGGAAGCGGTGTGGCCGTAGCAGCCAATTTTTGTGCTGCAGCTGTAGGTAGTGAAACTGCGGGCTCTATACTTTCTCCTGCTAGTCAAAATTCTGTAGTGGGACTCAAACCAACAATCGGGCTTTTAAGCCGAACTGGCATTGTTCCCATCTCTTCAACCTTAGATACCCCTGGCCCAATTACAAGAACAGTCATTGATAACGCCATCGTGCTTGATGCAATGAAGGGTTACGATGCAGCAGATTTTAAGTCTATTGAACAGAATTTGACCGTTAAAAACTATTATGAAGATCTCTCTAAAGGAGACCTCAAAGGAAAACGTTTTGGTGCCTTTAAAGAATTAATGACAGATACCCTTTACGCTAATGCACTGAATGTGCTTAAAGCCCAAGGCGCCGAAGTGATAGTGATTTCCGAAGAAAAAGTAGATTTGCCTGATTTTTTGAGATTATTGAATCTCGACATGAAAGTGGATCTGGCCAATTACTTTTCAGAATATGCTGATGATGAACTCAAGTTCAACTCGCTAGAAGACATCATGCTCTATAATGAAACAGATAGTTTAAATATTATGCCCTACGGTCAAAATCTTTTTATAGGTGTTGCTGAGGATTCTGCCACAAAAGAAGAATTTGATGCCATAAAGAACGTTTTAAAATCTAACGGAAAACGCTTTTTTGATGTTCCGTTCAAGGCTCAAAATCTTGACGGTATTATTTCTATTAACAACTATCATGCTGCTGAAGCTGCCGTGGCGGAGTATCCAGCCTTAACCGTGCCTATGGGCTATAACTCCCAAGGTGTACCCGAGGGACTTACTTTTATAACAACACCAGAAAGTGAAAAATCACTCTTACAGTGGGGTTATGCTTATGAAGAGGCTTCAAATATGAGAGAGTTACCTAAAAATTACAATTAATTGGTCAAGGCATTAATGTAAGACCAAAGTTCATTATCAAAGTTAGATAATGCAAAGTTTGCACCATCGGCTGCTTCCCCCATTCTAACAATCACAAGATTTTTACTAGGCACGATGTATAGTTTTTGATCATCTCTGCCTAAAGCACAGTACATGTCACTAGGAGCATTAGGGATAAGCTCCCCTTGAAACTCAAATTGACTCTGAGGTAAATGATACGTTGCTTTGCCATTAAGCCACCAGAGATAGCCATAAGCCTTATTGATTTGTTGGGAGGTATTTGTAGCATCGGTCATAAATGCTTCGGAAATGATCTGATCATTTTCCCAAACACCCTTGGCAGAAACAAGCAATCCGAAACGTGCCATACTGCGAGTATTACTAAAATAGACGCTAAAATCATTGCTTGGAATCCATGCGCCATTCATACCAATTCTATTTTTTAATTTATCAGTAAAATAAGTTTCAAAAGACTGGTTAGTAGCCTCTGCAATAACATCCTGTAATTTGACATAAACATTATGATAAGCCCAACGCGAGCCGGGATCGGCAAGATAATGAAGGTTTTGAGCAGACACATTGTCTCCTAACCCATCATCTAATCCAGAATTCATGGACAATAAATTTTTGCAAGTAATGAGATTTTCCTTTTCTAATGGCGCACTTGTCCATCCCGTTCCTAAATAATCAGACACTTTAGAGTTAATATCCAAAAACCCTTCATCTTGTGCAATTCCTGAAACTGCTGTGGTCAATGTTTTACCTGCACTTGCCCAATACCACAATGCATTTGCTGTATGTCCATTCATATAAACTTCAGTCCCTTCAACGATTTTACCACGGTGCAGCATTAAAAATCCTTTGGTGTTTTTTCCCTCTAAGAAATTTAGTAGGGGCTGCAGTTCGTTTTGGTTCCAATCCAGATCTGCTATGGGTTTTGTGTCCCATTCCAAATTAGGATCAAGTGGCGGATAATATAATTCAAGTGGCGTTTCCTGAGCGATACTAGGCTCATCAGGAGAACAATTTAACAGGCAGAACGTACTGAGCAAACAAATGATAGACGTTAGATTTCTCATAAAACGTGGTTTTGAATTAGACCATTTCAGCTATAAAAGGTTTAACGCTTTGAAAACAAATATATCACATTGCATTCTGTATCTTTGCAAGCTTTAAATATTAAGCGTGTCAACCTTATAAATTCTGGTTCACAAAGGAGAGCATATGAGAACAAAGTCACTTAAAAAGAATAGAATCAACGTTGTCACACTTGGTTGCAGCAAAAACGTCTATGATAGCGAAGTCTTGATGGGCCAATTAAAAGCTAGTGGCAAGGACGTTGTGCATGAGCAGGATGGTAATGTTGTTGTGATAAACACTTGTGGTTTTATCAACAATGCCAAGGAAGAAAGTGTGAACACTATTTTAGAATTCATGCAGAAGAAGGAAGCTGGCGAAGTAGATAAGGTGTTTGTTACAGGCTGTTTAAGTGAGCGCTATAAACCCGACTTACAAA
Proteins encoded in this window:
- a CDS encoding 3'-5' exonuclease → MQLNLSKPICFFDLETTGINISKDRIVEISILKVHPNGKEETYTKRVNPEMKIPAEVTLVHGISDEDVADAPTFKDISKEVYHIVKDSDLAGFNSNRFDIPVLAEEMLRAEIDFDMKNTKSIDVQTIFHKMEQRTLSAAYKFYCDKNLDDAHSAEADTKATYEVLKSQLDRYDDLENDASFLAEFSSRKRFADFAGFIAYNKKDEECFAFGKHKGKLVTEILDKEPGYFGWLLNADFPLYTKKVLTAIKLRAFNNKLS
- a CDS encoding fumarylacetoacetate hydrolase family protein translates to MKLICIGRNYTDHIKELENERPTDPVVFLKPDTAILLKKQPFFIPDFSDDVHHEVEILVKIKKVGKHIDKKFAKNYYDEIGLGIDFTARDLQAQLKAKGLPWEKAKGFDGAAVIGDWLPKSEFTDMNKIDFSLERNGTIVQQGNTSLMLWKIDEIIEYVSKYFTLKIGDIIFTGTPSGVGKVNINDSLTGFIENKQMFSIRVK
- a CDS encoding competence/damage-inducible protein A, with translation MLAEIITIGDEILIGQIVDSNSAFIAKELSKIGVSVYQITSVQDDRDHILKAFKEAESNANIIIITGGLGPTKDDITKKTIAHYFDDTLEENVSVRQNIEHLWEHHVKKPLMQVNIDQALVPSKCEVLMNKFGSAPGMWLEKDKNVFISLPGVPYEMKALITDEVIPRLIERFQFPFIQHKTFLTYGMGESSLAERIEDFENELPAFIKLAYLPSLGRVRLRLSAKGMDRKAIEAEMQHQTQLLLPQIQDIFAGFEEDISIEAVIGKMLTELNNTVATAESCTGGMIAERFTANPGASNYFKGSVVAYTRESKVNVLQVSEVIIKDHSVVSKEVAEAMAINAAKLFNTDYAIATTGNAGPTLDETEEDLGIVFIAIATPNGVFSERFSFGNHRVKVINKAATKAFEMLHKEILKK
- the rpmB gene encoding 50S ribosomal protein L28; translation: MSRVCELTGKKAMVGNNVSHAMNKTKRKFDANLIKKRFYIPEEDKWITLKVSTSALKTINKIGISAALKEARAKGFFK
- the rpmG gene encoding 50S ribosomal protein L33; this translates as MAKRGNRIQVILECTEHKESGQPGTSRYITTKNKKNTPERMEIKKFNPILKRMTVHKEIK
- a CDS encoding DUF4295 domain-containing protein; its protein translation is MAKKSVASLQTGSKRLTKAIKMVKSPKTGAYMFVESVMAPEFVDDFLKRK
- the ftsY gene encoding signal recognition particle-docking protein FtsY, translating into MSFFKKIFSSEKKETLDKGLEKSKTSFFTKFNKAVAGKTKVDDDVLDNLEEILVTSDVGVNTTLKVITRIEDRVAKDKYLGTSELNKILREEIAGLLSETNSGEETQFSIPTLANNAADGTKTPYVLMVVGVNGVGKTTTIGKLAYQFKKKGLKVVLGAADTFRAAAIDQLQVWADRVDVPMIRQDMGSDPASVAFDALKSGVKLEADVIIIDTAGRLHNKVNLMNELSKVKRVMQKVVGDAPHDVLLVLDGSTGQNAFEQAKQFTAATEVTSLAVTKLDGTAKGGVVIGISDQFKIPVKYIGVGEGIEDLQVFNKYEFVDSFFK
- a CDS encoding amidase family protein, whose protein sequence is MRTLFFLAVLTLLGCKNSEENTKTSKNQSTADTSAVSTKDFREFKILDSKYINPNELWEALNDEMSDFSVEKYESLKPLILEQDIPTLQKHISEGKLSYEVLTKFYLYRIKTFDRNNELSLNSVISVNPNVINEAIQKDKEAPNKQDKHPIFGMPILLKDNINTAAMPTSAGAVALQKNNTNDAFITKQLVNNGALILGKANLSEWAYFFCGDCPSGYSAVGGQTLNPYGRKTIDTGGSSSGSGVAVAANFCAAAVGSETAGSILSPASQNSVVGLKPTIGLLSRTGIVPISSTLDTPGPITRTVIDNAIVLDAMKGYDAADFKSIEQNLTVKNYYEDLSKGDLKGKRFGAFKELMTDTLYANALNVLKAQGAEVIVISEEKVDLPDFLRLLNLDMKVDLANYFSEYADDELKFNSLEDIMLYNETDSLNIMPYGQNLFIGVAEDSATKEEFDAIKNVLKSNGKRFFDVPFKAQNLDGIISINNYHAAEAAVAEYPALTVPMGYNSQGVPEGLTFITTPESEKSLLQWGYAYEEASNMRELPKNYN
- a CDS encoding serine hydrolase, translating into MRNLTSIICLLSTFCLLNCSPDEPSIAQETPLELYYPPLDPNLEWDTKPIADLDWNQNELQPLLNFLEGKNTKGFLMLHRGKIVEGTEVYMNGHTANALWYWASAGKTLTTAVSGIAQDEGFLDINSKVSDYLGTGWTSAPLEKENLITCKNLLSMNSGLDDGLGDNVSAQNLHYLADPGSRWAYHNVYVKLQDVIAEATNQSFETYFTDKLKNRIGMNGAWIPSNDFSVYFSNTRSMARFGLLVSAKGVWENDQIISEAFMTDATNTSQQINKAYGYLWWLNGKATYHLPQSQFEFQGELIPNAPSDMYCALGRDDQKLYIVPSKNLVIVRMGEAADGANFALSNFDNELWSYINALTN